One window of the Ictidomys tridecemlineatus isolate mIctTri1 chromosome 11, mIctTri1.hap1, whole genome shotgun sequence genome contains the following:
- the Psmd4 gene encoding 26S proteasome non-ATPase regulatory subunit 4 isoform X1, whose translation MVLESTMVCVDNSEYMRNGDFLPTRLQAQQDAVNIVCHSKTRSNPENNVGLITLANDCEVLTTLTPDTGRILSKLHTVQPKGKITFCTGIRVAHLALKHRQGKNHKMRIIAFVGSPVEDNEKDLVKLAKRLKKEKVNVDIINFGEEEVNTEKLTAFVNTLNGKDGTGSHLVTVPPGPSLADALISSPILAGEGGAMLGLGASDFEFGVDPSADPELALALRVSMEEQRQRQEEEARRAAAASAAEAGIATAGTEDSDDALLKMTISQQEFGRTGLPDLSSMTEEEQIAYAMQMSLQGAEFGQAESADLDANSAMDTSEPAKEEDDYDVMQDPEFLQSVLENLPGVDPNNEAIRNAMGSLASQATKDGKKDKKEEDKK comes from the exons ATGGTGTTGGAGAGCACTATGGTTTG TGTGGACAACAGTGAATATATGCGGAATGGAGACTTCTTACCCACCCGGCTACAGGCCCAACAGGATGCTGTCAACATAGTATGTCACTCAAAGACCCGAAGCAACCCTGAGAACAACGTGGGCCTCATCACACTGGCCAA TGACTGTGAAGTGCTGACCACACTCACCCCTGACACCGGCCGCATCCTCTCCAAGCTCCACACCGTTCAACCCAAGGGCAAGATCACCTTCTGCACTGGCATCCGCGTAGCCCAT CTGGCTCTGAAGCACCGACAGGGCAAGAATCACAAGATGCGGATCATTGCTTTTGTGGGGAGCCCTGTAGAAGACAATGAGAAGGAT TTGGTTAAACTGGCTAAACGCctcaagaaagagaaagtgaatgTTGACATTATCAATTTTGGGGAAGAG GAGGTGAACACAGAAAAGCTGACGGCCTTTGTAAACACATTAAATGGCAAAGATGGAACTGGTTCTCATCTGGTGACAGTGCCTCCTGGGCCCAGCTTGGCTGATGCTCTCATCAGTTCTCCGATTCTGGCTGGTGAAGGTGGTGCCATGCTGGGTCTTGGTGCCAGTGACTTTGAATTTGGAGTGGATCCCAGTGCTGATCCTGAGCTGGCCCTG GCTCTTCGTGTTTCCATGGAAGAACAGCGGCAAAGGCAGGAAGAAGAGGCACGGCGGGCAGCAGCAGCCTCTGCTGCTGAGGCTGGGATTGCTACGGCTGGGACCGAAG aCTCAGATGATGCTCTGCTGAAGATGACCATCAGTCAGCAGGAATTTGGCCGCACAGGACTCCCTGATCTAAGCAGTATGACTGAGGAAGAGCAGATTGCTTATGCCATGCAGATGTCCCTGCAGGGAGCAG AGTTTGGCCAGGCAGAATCAGCTGACCTCGATGCCAATTCAGCCATGGATACATCTGAGCCAGCCAAG GAGGAGGATGATTATGACGTGATGCAGGACCCTGAGTTCCTTCAGAGTGTCCTAGAGAACCTTCCAGGTGTGGATCCTAATAATGAAGCCATTCGAAATGCCATGGGCTCTTTGGCCTCCCAGGCCACCAAGGATGGCAAGAAAGACAAGAAGGAGGAGGATAAGAAGTGA
- the Psmd4 gene encoding 26S proteasome non-ATPase regulatory subunit 4 isoform X2, producing the protein MVLESTMVCVDNSEYMRNGDFLPTRLQAQQDAVNIVCHSKTRSNPENNVGLITLANDCEVLTTLTPDTGRILSKLHTVQPKGKITFCTGIRVAHLALKHRQGKNHKMRIIAFVGSPVEDNEKDLVKLAKRLKKEKVNVDIINFGEEEVNTEKLTAFVNTLNGKDGTGSHLVTVPPGPSLADALISSPILAGEGGAMLGLGASDFEFGVDPSADPELALALRVSMEEQRQRQEEEARRAAAASAAEAGIATAGTEDSDDALLKMTISQQEFGRTGLPDLSSMTEEEQIAYAMQMSLQGAEFGQAESADLDANSAMDTSEPAKGRTGDVALST; encoded by the exons ATGGTGTTGGAGAGCACTATGGTTTG TGTGGACAACAGTGAATATATGCGGAATGGAGACTTCTTACCCACCCGGCTACAGGCCCAACAGGATGCTGTCAACATAGTATGTCACTCAAAGACCCGAAGCAACCCTGAGAACAACGTGGGCCTCATCACACTGGCCAA TGACTGTGAAGTGCTGACCACACTCACCCCTGACACCGGCCGCATCCTCTCCAAGCTCCACACCGTTCAACCCAAGGGCAAGATCACCTTCTGCACTGGCATCCGCGTAGCCCAT CTGGCTCTGAAGCACCGACAGGGCAAGAATCACAAGATGCGGATCATTGCTTTTGTGGGGAGCCCTGTAGAAGACAATGAGAAGGAT TTGGTTAAACTGGCTAAACGCctcaagaaagagaaagtgaatgTTGACATTATCAATTTTGGGGAAGAG GAGGTGAACACAGAAAAGCTGACGGCCTTTGTAAACACATTAAATGGCAAAGATGGAACTGGTTCTCATCTGGTGACAGTGCCTCCTGGGCCCAGCTTGGCTGATGCTCTCATCAGTTCTCCGATTCTGGCTGGTGAAGGTGGTGCCATGCTGGGTCTTGGTGCCAGTGACTTTGAATTTGGAGTGGATCCCAGTGCTGATCCTGAGCTGGCCCTG GCTCTTCGTGTTTCCATGGAAGAACAGCGGCAAAGGCAGGAAGAAGAGGCACGGCGGGCAGCAGCAGCCTCTGCTGCTGAGGCTGGGATTGCTACGGCTGGGACCGAAG aCTCAGATGATGCTCTGCTGAAGATGACCATCAGTCAGCAGGAATTTGGCCGCACAGGACTCCCTGATCTAAGCAGTATGACTGAGGAAGAGCAGATTGCTTATGCCATGCAGATGTCCCTGCAGGGAGCAG AGTTTGGCCAGGCAGAATCAGCTGACCTCGATGCCAATTCAGCCATGGATACATCTGAGCCAGCCAAG GGGaggactggtgatgtggctctCTCTACctag